One region of Wyeomyia smithii strain HCP4-BCI-WySm-NY-G18 chromosome 3, ASM2978416v1, whole genome shotgun sequence genomic DNA includes:
- the LOC129732882 gene encoding uncharacterized protein LOC129732882: protein MDKSIARAKRRQDKSHKKRPPGKGSEAAPKTTKPVDTPEPLIVYDDRYSKRPIQSNWSAQQEISSDESEDGQSRAADFEKLLRQPHSVSGHFFLSTEKHWVKEASEPVISTGKGNERFANHFKIDTKQLNASFATIPFHERNEYPLEIFTESEINSMKLKAELESKKYQNLCSKLEASKKMADSRKPVKNVKENDALPLRISSKNNAAQVETNQPQQPVPCLIGPMALPPELHHNSNDQVTIQPQQPVPCLIGPMALPAELRHDPNVTGSYNSLQQATSTEITTPNRSQDAQAAAGVKNSTLTRQEDTKEAIQQWLDDILDM, encoded by the exons ATGGATAAAAGTATCGCAAGA GCTAAACGACGACAAGACAAGAGTCACAAAAAAAGACCCCCAGGAAAAGGAAGTGAAGCTGCTCCGAAAACAACCAAACCAGTTGATACTCCCGAACCCCTCATTGTTTATGATGATCGCTATTCGAAACGTCCAATCCAATCGAATTGGTCCGCCCAACAAGAAATATCCTCGGACGAGTCGGAAGACGGCCAATCTAGAGCAGCAGATTTTGAGAAACTCCTTCGACAGCCACACTCCGTCAGTGGCCATTTCTTTCTCAGCACCGAAAAGCACTGGGTCAAGGAAGCCTCCGAGCCGGTCATCAGTACGGGAAAAGGCAACGAACGGTTTGcgaatcattttaaaatcgataCTAAACAGTTGAATGCAAGTTTCGCCACGATTCCATTCCACGAACGAAACGAATATCCGCTGGAAATATTTACCGAATCGGAAATAAACTCCATGAAACTGAAGGCCGAACTGGAATCGAAAAAATACCAGAATCTCTGTAGTAAACTTGAAGCGAGcaaaaaaatggccgattcaAGAAAACCCGTTAAAAATGTTAAGGAAAATGACGCACTGCCGCTAAGGATTTCATCGAAGAATAATGCGGCACAAGTAGAGACCAACCAGCCTCAGCAGCCAGTACCCTGTTTGATTGGGCCGATGGCACTACCTCCTGAATTACACCACAATTCGAACGACCAAGTGACAATTCAGCCACAGCAACCAGTGCCTTGTTTGATAGGACCGATGGCTCTGCCTGCAGAATTGCGCCATGATCCGAACGTAACGGGAAGCTATAATTCTTTACAACAAGCAACTAGTACCGAAATTACAACGCCTAACCGGAGCCAAGATGCACAGGCTGCAGCCGGTGTTAAAAATTCTACTCTGACGAGGCAAGAGGACACTAAGGAAGCCATCCAACAGTGGCTTGACGATATACTTGATATGTGA
- the LOC129732878 gene encoding cytoplasmic 60S subunit biogenesis factor ZNF622 translates to MSTPAGCYTCLNCSVRFQNAEMQREHYKTDWHRYNLKRKIAELPPVSVEEFEKRINQQKSADAAALEDQALYCKACKKLFKSKNAHDNHLDSRKHKDNLKLFLAQKVETGGDQQTDVSEKSTRVVGAGESQQPMDDDVEEVDSDQWDEDWDNPIENNDCLFCQHHSEDLIKCIKHMSIAHSFFIPDAEYCIDVEGLLTYLAEKICRDFICIWCNEKGRTFYSLDAVRNHMVEKGHCKMLHEGAALAEYVDFFDYSTSYPDHNEEMDVDEEIEPPQALDGDDFQMVLPSGAVIGHRSLLRYYKQRINPNRAVVVKKSTQKLHKVLAEYRALGWTSTQQEAAARNARDMHVMKRQQAKLVQQIGVKANKLQKHFRVQVNF, encoded by the exons ATGTCTACTCCTGCCGGTTGCTACACGTGCCTCAACTGTAGTGTTCGCTTTCAAAATGCGGAAATGCAGCGGGAGCATTACAAGACGGACTGGCATCGGTATAATTTGAAGCGTAAGATAGCAGAGTTACCGCCGGTCAGTGTGGAGGAGTTCGAGAAACGGATCAATCAGCAAAAAAGTGCCGATGCAGCAGCTCTCGAAGACCAGGCTTTGTACTGCAAAGCCTGCAAGAAGCTATTCAAGTCGAAGAATGCTCACGATAATCATCTGGACAGCCGTAAGCATAAGGATAATTTGAAGCTGTTTCTAGCGCAGAAGGTGGAAACGGGAGGGGATCAACAGACGGATGTATCTGAAAAATCCACCCGAGTTGTTGGGGCAGGTGAATCGCAGCAGCCAATGGATGACGATGTTGAGGAAGTTGATTCAGACCAGTGGGATGAAGACTGGGATAATCCGATTGAGAACAACGACTGCTTGTTCTGCCAACACCACAGCGAGGATTTGATTAAGTGCATCAAGCATATGAGTATTGCACATTCCTTCTTTATACCCGATGCTGAATATTGCATTGATGTGGAAGGGTTGCTTACATACTTGGCGGAGAAAATCTGccgggatttcatttgcatttGGTGCAACGAAAAGGGCCGAACATTCTATTCGCTCGATGCCGTACGGAATCATATGGTGGAGAAGGGTCACTGTAAGATGCTTCACGAGGGGGCGGCTTTGGCGGAGTATGTGGACTTTTTTGATTACAGCACCAGTTATCCAGAtcat aacgAAGAAATGGATGTGGACGAGGAGATCGAACCACCCCAGGCACTCGATGGGGACGATTTCCAAATGGTGCTTCCGTCCGGTGCGGTTATCGGCCATCGGTCACTGCTGCGATACTACAAGCAACGCATCAACCCCAACCGAGCAGTTGTGGTGAAGAAATCCACCCAAAAACTGCACAAAGTACTTGCCGAATATCGGGCCCTCGGATGGACCTCGACTCAGCAGGAGGCCGCAGCTCGTAACGCACGCGACATGCACGTCATGAAACGACAGCAGGCCAAACTTGTGCAGCAGATTGGCGTAAAGGCGAATAAGTTGCAAAAGCACTTCCGGGTGCAGGTTAACTTCTGA